One genomic segment of Myripristis murdjan chromosome 20, fMyrMur1.1, whole genome shotgun sequence includes these proteins:
- the LOC115379181 gene encoding NLR family CARD domain-containing protein 3-like, with protein MKSDWSKDVPHNFSTEPGPSSTKKRIGDTVREQLSCCALCQEVLRDPVSTSCGHWFCRQCITSDWDQSGSSKHSACPQCGERSRTRPGLQTPSQTSTVNGVLQEVLDEHKISLRRRCEFVTEGTAAAGSGTPLNRIYTELYITEGRREGVNTQHEVWQLETTSKMVTLHDTPIKCQDIFKPLPGQDTHIRVVVTQGVAGIGKTFSVQKFTLDWAEGLENQHVSLVVLLSFRELNLIKDERYSLLQLLRVFHPTLQTVTAEKLAVCKVVFIFDGLDESRFLLDFQNNEVVSDVTQTSSVDVLLTNLIKGNLLPSALLWITSRPAAAHQIPPTCVDRVTEVRGFTDLQKEEYFRRRSSDEELSSRIISHIKASRSLHIMCHIPVFCWITATVLEHMLTTDQRGDLPKSLTDMYSHFLLVQTQRKKHKYDERHDRSQQELMETDREVLLKLGRLAFEHLEKGNLMFYQEDLEECGLDVREASVYSGVCTEIFKTECVLFQRKVYCFVHLSIQEFLAAVYIFHCNRDIRQLPLLEEWDWEDSDSSLDDEDISENWHEYGCIGQSLDVFLKTAMSKSLESKNGHLDLFVRFLHGLSLECNQSLLKELLGQTESRPENIPTVIKNLKMMNTFSLSPIRGINIFHCLMEMNDDSVYQDIQEFLKSENRSEKELSGIDCSALAYMLQMSEEVLDVFDLQTYNASAEGRQRLIPAVRNCRKARLSDCGLSETHCEVVALALKSNPHLTELDLSKNNVQDSGVKLLSSGLESPNCRLKILRLDSCELTESSCASLASALKSNPSHLTELDLSDNKLLDFGVKLLSTGMKRQRCRLKTLRLRSCSLSMTYCASLKSRLSHLTELDLSGNGLMAASPLKTVSCTNQHHLGTNDKKILNPDNSLRQYARHLTLDPNTANRELRLSEDNRKVMRVKKQQSYPDHPDRFDLETQVLCREGLTWRCYWEVEWRGEVDIAVTYRGTRGGVFGLNDHSWSLWCYDCNYTAVHNSESTSISVCPHGSRRVAVYLDCSAGTLSFYRVSSDGLTLLHTFNTTFTAPLHPGFGLWSPGSGVAL; from the exons atgaagagtgactggtccaAAGATGTTCCTCACAACTTCAGCACTGAGCCTGGACCTTCAAGCACAAA GAAGAGGATTGGTGACACTGTGagggagcagctgtcctgctgtgctttgtgtcaggaggtcctgagggatccagtctccaccagctgtggacactggttctgcagacagtgcatcacctcagactgggaccagtctggTTCATCCAAACactctgcctgtccccagtgtggagaaagatccagaacaagacctggactgcagacacccagtcaaaccagcacaGTGAACGGCgttctgcaggaggttttagacgagcataagatcagtctgaggaggagatgtgaatttgtgacagaaggaactgctgcagcaggaagtggaacccctctcaacaggatctacactgagctctacatcacagagggacggagggaaggggttaatacccaacatgaagtgtggcagctggagacaacatccaagatggtGACCCTCcatgacactccaatcaagtgccaggacatctttaaacccttacctggccaagacacacacatcagagtagttgtgacgcagggcgttgctggcattggaaaaaccttctcagtgcagaagttcactctggactgggcagagggcttggaaaaccaacatgtcagtcttgtggttttgctttcgttccgggagctgaacttgatcaaagatgagcgctacagtcttctccagctgctccgtgttttccatccaacattacagacggtcacagcagagaagctcgccgtctgtaaagtcgtgttcatctttgacggcctggatgaaagcaggtttttattggatttccagaacaatgaggtcgtgtctgatgtcacacagacatcatcagttgatgtgctgttgacaaacctcatcaaggggaatctgcttccctcggctctcctgtggataacttccagacctgcagcGGCCcatcagatccctcctacatgtgtcgacagggtaacagaagtgcgagggttcactgacctccagaaggaggagtacttcaggaggagatccagtgatgaggagctgtccagcagaatcatctcacacatcaaggcatccaggagcctccacatcatgtgccacatcccagtcttctgctggatcactgctacagttctggagcacatgttgactacagaccagagaggagatctgcccaagagcctgactgacatgtactcacacttcctgctggttcagacacagaggaagaagcacaagtacgatgagagacatgacaggagtcagcaggagctgatggagactgacagggaagttcttctgaagctgggcaggctggcgtttgaacatctggagaaaggcaacctgatgttctaccaagaagacctggaggagtgtggtcttgatgtcagagaggcctcggtgtactcaggagtgtgcacagagatcttcaaaacagagtgtgtcctcttccagagaaaagtctactgctttgttcatctgagcattcaggagtttcttgctgcagtctacatcttccactgcaaCAGAGACATAAGGCAACTCCCTCTCCTGGAAGAATGGGACTGGGAAGACAGTGATTCATCCCTGGATGATGAAGATATCTCTG AAAACTGGCATGAATATGGCTGCATTGGTCAATCCCTGGATGTCTTCCTGAAGACAGCCATGTCCAAATCTCTGGAGAGTAAAAATggccacctggacctctttgtccgcttccttcatggcctctcactggagtgCAACCAGAGTCTTTTAAAAGAACTactgggtcagacagagagcagacctgAAAACATCCCGACAGTCATCAAGAACCTGAAGATGATGAACACCTTCAGTCTGTCTCCTATCAGaggcatcaacatcttccactgtctGATGGAGATGAATGATGACTCGGTGTATCAGgacatccaagagttcctgaagtcagagaacagatcagagaaggaACTCTCTGGTATtgactgctcagctctggcctacatgctgcagatgtcagaggaggttctggatgtgtTTGACCTGCAGACGTACAACGCCTCAGCAGAGGGACGAcagagactgatcccagctgtgaggaactgcaggaaggctcg actgtctgactgtggaCTGTCAGAGACTCACTGTGAAGTCGTGGCCTTGGCTCtcaagtccaacccccatctgacagaacTGGACCTGAGTAAGAACAAtgtgcaggattcaggagtgaagctgttGTCttctggactggagagtccaaactgtagactgAAGATCCTGAG ACTTGACAGCTGTGaactgacagagagcagctgtgcttctctggcctcagctctgaagtccaacccctcccatctgacagagctggacctgagtgacaacaAGCTGCTGGATTtcggagtgaagctgctgtcaacTGGAATGAAGAGGCAACGTTGTAGGctgaagactctgag atTGAGGTCTTGCAGCTTGTCAATGACTTACTGTGCTTCTCTGAAGTCCCGTCTctcccatctgacagagctggacctgagtggaaATGGTCTAATGGCAGCCTCCCCACTTAAAACAGTGTCATGCACTAACCAACATCATCTCgg gacaaatgataaaaaaatccTTAATCCAGACAACAGCCTTAGACAAT ATGCCCGtcatctcacactggatccaaacacagcaaacagagagctccgtctgtctgaggacaacaggaaggtgatgagagtgaaaaagcagcagtcgtatcctgatcacccagacagatttgacctggagactcaggttctgtgtagagaaggtctgacttggcgatgttactgggaggttgagtggagaggagaggttgATATAGctgtgacttacagaggaaccAGAGGAGGTGTGTTTGGACTCAATGATCACTCCTGGAGTCTGTGGTGCTATGATTGCAACTACACAGCCGTTCACAACAGTGAGTCCACCagtatctctgtctgtccccaTGGATCTCgtagagtagcagtgtatctggactgctctgctggaactctgtccttctacagagtctcttctgacgGACTGAcactcctccacaccttcaacaccaCATTCACCGCTCCTCTCCACCCTGGGTTTGGGTTGTGGTCTCCTGGTTCTGGTGTGGCTCTGTGA